A region of the Pseudomonadota bacterium genome:
GCTCACCTGGCAGCGTCTCAGCGCGCGTGACTACGAGCAGATCATCAGCGCCGAGACGAACCGCCGCGCCACACCGTCACGCTTCTCTCAGCATCTCGAGAACGAGCTGGCCAGCGCCCTCACCCTGTTCACGCAGGCAGCGTCAGGAGAGCTCGTCACGGAAGACGGGCTGAAGAGCACGCGATGGCTGCCGAGCTTCGTGCTGGCGAGCGACCGTACGTACTACACCGACGTGATGCTCTCGATGGATCGTCAGTACAGCACCACCCCACGGGGTCTGCGAAGTCAGACAGATGCGCTGACGAACACGCTCTACCCCCTCCCCGACAGGCATCCCATCGCGATGGCCCTGCTCCCCGACGTGCATCGCGCGATGCTGCAGCTTCGCGTATCAGAGACGCGCAGCGAAGCCATCCGCGCCATCTGCACCCTCGAGCTCATGCGCCTGCGAGACGGCGCCTACCCCGCCGCGCTCCCCGCGGGATTCACCGATCTGGTGTCTGACAGCGGAACGTTCGGCTACACCCTCGAAGGCTCGCGCTACACCTTGACCAGCACGGGCCGGCAGGTCTCCACGCTGCTGGCACGCGGGAACCGGGGGGCGTTCCGATGGATGCCCTTCTCTACGTCACCGTGAGCGCGTCACCGTGAGCGCGTCACCGTGAGCGCGTCGCCGTGAGCGCGTCGTCATGAGCGCGATGCGGCGAGCGAGGGCTACCCCTGCTTCACCTCGGCCGGATCGACGATGCCCATGCGCAGGGCGCACAGCACAACCTGCACGCGATCATTGACCCCGCACTTGCGATAGATGTTCTTGAGATGCGCCTTCACCGTGTTGAGCGAGAGGCCCAGGGCTGCGGCAATCTCCTGATTGGTGCGCCCGCGGGCGGTGAGGGCCAGCACCTCGCGCTCGCGATCGCTCAGGCCCCGCGCGAGGGTGCGCTCCTCGGCGGAGTCAGCGCGCTTCTGCGAACGGGTGAGCAACAGGCCCGCCAGCCTTGGCTCGACATAGAGGTGCCCCGCGTGCACGTCGGCCAGGGCGCGCTTCACCTCATCGAACGACGCCGACTTCAAGATGTAGCCGTTGACGCCCGCGTCGAGCGCCTGCCGCAGCACATCTTCGTCTGTGTGCATGCTCAAGACGAGGATCTTCTGCGCAGGATTGGTCGCGCGGATGGCGGCGGCGCACCAGATGCCGTCGCTGCGCGGCAGGCCGATGTCGAGCAGCACCACGTCACACGTGACGCGACGAAGGGTGGCCACCGCTTCCTCCGCCGTGGTGGCCGTGGCCACCACCTGCGCGAAGCCGTCGAGCTCGAGCAGGCTCTTCATCCCATCACGCACAACGGCGTGATCATCG
Encoded here:
- a CDS encoding DNA-binding response regulator, which translates into the protein MVSEVPIRIVMVDDHAVVRDGMKSLLELDGFAQVVATATTAEEAVATLRRVTCDVVLLDIGLPRSDGIWCAAAIRATNPAQKILVLSMHTDEDVLRQALDAGVNGYILKSASFDEVKRALADVHAGHLYVEPRLAGLLLTRSQKRADSAEERTLARGLSDREREVLALTARGRTNQEIAAALGLSLNTVKAHLKNIYRKCGVNDRVQVVLCALRMGIVDPAEVKQG